Proteins from a genomic interval of uncultured Desulfuromusa sp.:
- a CDS encoding EAL domain-containing protein — MSIELKSTSSSAQYLEPTLPSDELQENIAQLRVENNNLKQRERELHSYIREKTDQLLTVIGTLPLKPEELDNETLISVDPIGIVGDSFAQVIEHLNETNEDLSFAMGELQAIFDSAGASIMVVNTDRQMTSFNRSSCELFFPKEKIPLGCCCNNIICHSDPVPADCIFERVLNTGETQKNSETIINERYYHVVGTPIKNKDNAISHIILVYSDITERKHNEQALREAENRLDKILNSAQAGILLIDPQTHEIVYANQSVAEMTGYSRSRLLGKVCHNFVCPAVQGRCPITDEQQEIDKSERTLLTTDGREIPILKTATKIVFNGKEHLVESFIDISEHKEAEKKLRESEERYRTLYSTMQEGVAQFRMNYDENGNASDYEVIDVNPAYENILGLQRHQIIGQKGSTIYPRENGKVAFLDIFNHVTESGASTSFEFDFSEQGMTFNVSATKTSPGNFATIFEDITQRKADEKHIEKLAYYDSLTGLPNRVLMLDRLCQMTAYAKRSDRKIALFFLDIDHFKRINDTLGHDTGDQLLNVVAKRLRSVLRDCDTVCRLGGDEFVVLVDDIANRNSASMIACKILEALAHSTVLKGKEVSSSTSVGISLYPEDGADPDTLLKNADTAMYQAKESGRNTYRFYSSEMNSKALEQLLLANDLRKGLERNEFYLDYQPQMDLHEGRITGTEALLRWQHADFGKISPAQFIPLAEETGLILSIGQWVLAKACQQTREIQQRCNIPLCVAVNLSTKQFQDPNLIFYIKDILAKTGLPAKDLELEITESILMENVEKAQQILNQLKEMGVTLAIDDFGTGYSSLSYLRTFPIDRLKIDKSFIQNITTHPDDAAITKAIIALGHSIGVKVVAEGVERKEEMIYLQENDCDVVQGFYLSHPIAPETLIHKISNQPGFCILNSYF, encoded by the coding sequence ATGAGTATTGAATTGAAATCCACATCTTCATCAGCACAATATCTCGAGCCAACACTCCCTTCTGATGAATTACAGGAAAACATCGCCCAGCTCCGCGTTGAGAACAACAACCTGAAACAGCGAGAGCGTGAATTGCACAGTTATATTCGTGAAAAAACAGATCAATTGCTCACTGTTATAGGGACCTTACCGCTCAAGCCCGAAGAGCTGGACAATGAAACCCTGATCAGTGTCGATCCAATCGGCATTGTCGGTGATTCTTTTGCCCAGGTCATTGAACACCTGAACGAAACCAACGAAGATCTGAGCTTTGCGATGGGCGAACTTCAGGCGATATTCGACTCGGCCGGTGCCAGCATTATGGTGGTGAACACAGACAGACAAATGACATCTTTTAATCGCAGTAGTTGCGAACTGTTTTTCCCCAAAGAGAAAATACCTTTGGGCTGTTGTTGCAATAATATCATCTGTCATTCCGATCCTGTCCCCGCAGATTGTATTTTTGAGAGAGTCCTTAACACCGGAGAAACCCAGAAAAATTCAGAAACGATCATCAATGAACGTTACTATCACGTCGTCGGCACACCGATTAAAAACAAGGACAATGCGATTTCCCATATTATTCTTGTCTACTCGGATATCACCGAGCGAAAGCATAACGAACAGGCTCTGCGTGAAGCTGAAAACCGTCTTGATAAAATTTTAAACAGTGCCCAAGCCGGTATCTTATTGATTGATCCGCAAACCCACGAGATTGTCTATGCCAATCAATCGGTTGCAGAAATGACCGGCTATTCGCGCAGCAGATTGCTGGGAAAAGTTTGCCATAATTTTGTCTGCCCCGCAGTTCAGGGCCGCTGTCCAATCACCGATGAACAGCAGGAAATTGATAAATCAGAACGCACGCTACTGACTACGGATGGTCGGGAAATTCCGATACTAAAAACAGCCACAAAGATTGTGTTCAACGGCAAAGAACATTTGGTGGAAAGCTTTATTGACATCTCTGAACACAAGGAAGCCGAAAAAAAACTGCGTGAAAGTGAAGAACGCTACCGCACCCTTTATTCGACCATGCAGGAAGGGGTTGCCCAGTTTCGTATGAACTATGATGAAAATGGCAATGCCAGTGACTATGAAGTCATTGACGTCAACCCGGCTTATGAAAATATTCTTGGTCTGCAACGCCACCAGATCATCGGCCAAAAAGGGAGTACAATCTACCCCAGGGAAAACGGTAAGGTCGCCTTCCTTGATATTTTCAATCATGTAACCGAAAGTGGAGCTTCGACCAGCTTTGAGTTTGATTTCAGTGAACAGGGCATGACATTCAACGTATCCGCGACAAAAACCTCTCCGGGCAATTTTGCCACGATTTTCGAAGATATCACCCAGCGTAAAGCAGATGAGAAACACATAGAAAAGCTAGCCTATTACGACAGCTTAACCGGGCTGCCAAATCGCGTTCTGATGCTGGACCGCCTGTGTCAGATGACCGCCTATGCAAAGCGCAGCGATAGAAAAATAGCCCTGTTTTTTCTTGATATTGACCATTTTAAACGTATCAACGATACCCTTGGTCACGATACCGGGGATCAATTGCTTAACGTGGTCGCCAAACGACTCCGTAGCGTCCTCAGAGATTGCGACACCGTCTGTCGTCTTGGCGGTGATGAATTTGTCGTTCTGGTCGACGATATAGCAAACCGTAACAGTGCATCAATGATCGCCTGTAAAATCCTGGAAGCATTGGCCCACTCAACAGTTCTCAAAGGAAAAGAGGTCTCCTCGTCTACCAGTGTCGGAATCAGCCTCTATCCGGAAGATGGTGCCGATCCTGATACGCTTCTGAAAAATGCGGACACCGCCATGTACCAGGCGAAGGAAAGCGGCCGCAACACCTATCGGTTTTACTCATCGGAAATGAATTCCAAAGCTCTGGAGCAATTGCTGCTGGCGAATGATCTGAGAAAAGGGTTGGAAAGGAACGAATTCTACCTCGACTATCAACCACAGATGGATCTGCATGAAGGCCGGATAACAGGAACGGAAGCTCTACTTCGCTGGCAACATGCAGATTTTGGCAAGATATCACCCGCCCAGTTCATCCCACTGGCAGAAGAAACCGGACTGATCCTCTCAATCGGTCAATGGGTCCTGGCGAAAGCATGTCAACAGACACGAGAGATACAACAGCGCTGCAACATCCCTTTGTGCGTTGCAGTCAATCTCTCAACCAAACAATTTCAGGATCCAAACCTGATTTTCTATATAAAAGATATCCTGGCCAAAACCGGATTACCCGCCAAGGATCTGGAGCTTGAAATCACCGAAAGTATCCTGATGGAGAACGTTGAAAAAGCTCAACAGATTCTCAATCAACTCAAAGAGATGGGAGTCACTCTGGCGATTGACGATTTCGGTACCGGCTACAGCTCTTTGAGCTATTTACGAACCTTTCCCATTGACCGGCTGAAAATTGACAAATCCTTCATTCAGAATATCACGACCCACCCTGACGATGCCGCCATCACCAAAGCAATTATCGCCTTGGGACATAGTATCGGGGTCAAAGTTGTTGCCGAAGGGGTCGAGCGGAAAGAAGAGATGATCTATCTACAGGAGAACGACTGTGATGTGGTACAAGGGTTCTATCTCAGCCATCCCATCGCCCCTGAAACCCTGATCCATAAAATTTCCAATCAGCCGGGGTTCTGTATTCTCAACTCTTATTTCTGA
- a CDS encoding YeeE/YedE family protein has protein sequence MKDQAIIIALSAFLGLVSGIVMHRSDFCIAGMFRDLFLFRNSPLLRSLFLLIAFSMLLFEAARLVGTLNYNLPSSLFGLPSLTNLFGGIIFGTGMVLAGGCVVGTLYKLGSGSLPAACALGGLLIGSVLYGEFHPFWKQLTVTTRLGDAATLPQLLKLPPTLVIGILLTAAGILLYRWQTQGMLLRPNRIKGYLQPRTAALLLAIIGLVSFALLGMPIGITTSYAKAGAFFEQLLIPEHVAALGYFQGRGFEYFLPLSGQTLKAGAGPSWDGLALVQFPLIAGIVIGSGLSAISMGKFSIRFAIPQRQLLSAFIGGVIMGLAARMSPACNIWHLLGGLPLLSLQSILFTLGLLPGAWVGTLVFTRYVVKQ, from the coding sequence ATGAAAGATCAGGCTATCATCATTGCGCTTTCAGCATTTCTCGGACTGGTTAGCGGAATTGTTATGCATCGTTCTGATTTCTGCATTGCCGGTATGTTTCGCGACCTGTTTTTATTTCGTAACAGTCCATTGCTACGCAGCCTGTTTCTGCTCATTGCCTTCAGTATGTTGCTCTTTGAAGCGGCCCGTCTTGTTGGCACTTTAAACTATAACCTCCCCTCATCTCTCTTCGGCTTACCATCTCTGACCAATCTTTTCGGGGGAATCATATTCGGCACCGGTATGGTTCTGGCCGGCGGCTGCGTCGTTGGGACTTTGTACAAACTTGGGAGCGGAAGCTTGCCCGCAGCATGTGCTTTGGGTGGATTACTAATCGGTAGTGTTCTGTACGGAGAATTTCATCCCTTCTGGAAACAACTGACGGTCACAACCCGGCTGGGTGATGCAGCCACCCTGCCCCAACTATTGAAGCTACCACCGACGCTGGTTATCGGAATCCTGCTGACGGCCGCTGGAATTTTACTTTATCGGTGGCAAACACAAGGGATGCTGCTACGACCGAACCGCATCAAAGGTTATCTGCAACCCAGAACTGCAGCGCTGCTGTTGGCAATCATCGGGCTGGTGTCTTTTGCTCTGCTTGGCATGCCCATCGGAATTACCACCAGTTATGCCAAAGCCGGTGCATTCTTTGAACAACTACTGATCCCTGAGCATGTTGCTGCACTCGGTTACTTTCAGGGACGCGGATTTGAATATTTCTTGCCTCTCAGTGGCCAAACCCTCAAGGCTGGAGCAGGTCCCTCCTGGGATGGTCTGGCACTGGTCCAATTTCCGCTGATTGCAGGAATTGTCATCGGTTCGGGTCTCTCTGCTATCAGCATGGGAAAATTCAGCATACGCTTCGCCATTCCTCAGCGACAACTGCTGTCTGCCTTCATCGGCGGAGTTATTATGGGGCTTGCGGCACGGATGTCCCCCGCCTGCAATATCTGGCACCTGCTGGGTGGGCTGCCGTTACTCTCCCTGCAAAGCATCTTGTTTACCCTGGGGCTACTCCCCGGCGCCTGGGTCGGAACTCTTGTATTTACACGCTATGTTGTAAAACAGTAG
- the mnmH gene encoding tRNA 2-selenouridine(34) synthase MnmH — MQETIELEKALEQRRNGALIIDVRTPAEFAESTIPGAMNVPIFSNEERVQIGTLFKQKGKMAARKLGVEIVAPKIPALLERIEDFRCGHSGPVIVFCWRGGMRSLAMTSFMNLAGIPARQLLGGHKGFRRKVLDFFEQQEWPPIFVLRGLTGVGKTRILDRLQQMDYPVIDLEGLANHRGSAFGALGLEPQPSQKQFDALLWDRLSQLQDSPYLVTEGESLHIGRLMVPKSFHQAMQIQTSVWIKASLDIRTRIILEDYPALDQLREQFERPINALKERLGNKLVGEFLELLNSGQWDKLVRELMVRYYDPLYMHTLPERRIEIELDTMASVTEKVAVALDKLIEDKDDLS, encoded by the coding sequence ATGCAGGAAACAATTGAGCTTGAGAAAGCTTTAGAACAACGTCGTAACGGGGCTTTGATAATCGATGTCAGAACACCGGCGGAGTTTGCCGAGTCGACAATTCCCGGTGCGATGAATGTTCCCATCTTCAGCAACGAAGAGCGGGTGCAGATTGGTACCCTGTTTAAACAGAAGGGGAAAATGGCTGCGCGCAAGCTTGGAGTTGAAATTGTCGCGCCTAAAATTCCTGCTTTGCTGGAGCGGATTGAAGATTTCCGTTGCGGACATTCCGGGCCGGTCATTGTTTTTTGTTGGCGGGGGGGAATGCGTTCATTGGCGATGACGTCATTTATGAATCTTGCAGGGATTCCTGCCCGTCAGCTTCTTGGGGGACATAAAGGGTTTCGTCGCAAGGTTCTTGATTTCTTTGAACAACAGGAGTGGCCGCCGATTTTTGTCCTGCGCGGGCTGACCGGAGTTGGGAAAACCAGGATATTGGATCGGCTGCAGCAAATGGATTATCCGGTTATTGATCTGGAAGGGTTGGCGAACCACCGTGGGAGTGCTTTTGGGGCCCTGGGTTTGGAACCACAACCCTCACAGAAACAGTTTGATGCGTTGTTGTGGGATCGTTTGAGCCAATTACAGGATAGCCCTTACCTGGTGACAGAGGGAGAAAGTCTGCATATTGGCCGTTTGATGGTACCGAAATCATTTCATCAGGCGATGCAGATCCAGACCAGTGTCTGGATTAAAGCTTCGCTGGATATCCGCACACGAATCATTCTTGAAGATTATCCTGCTCTTGATCAATTGCGAGAGCAGTTTGAACGGCCTATCAACGCCTTGAAGGAGCGTCTGGGGAACAAGCTTGTCGGTGAGTTCCTGGAATTGTTAAATTCCGGGCAGTGGGATAAACTGGTGCGTGAACTGATGGTTCGCTACTATGATCCGCTCTATATGCACACCTTGCCTGAGAGAAGGATCGAAATTGAGCTGGATACAATGGCTTCTGTAACTGAAAAGGTTGCTGTTGCACTTGATAAACTTATTGAGGATAAGGATGATTTATCATGA
- a CDS encoding chemotaxis protein, which yields MSGYRKQEILLETGTNEMEIIEFYLGGQPFGINVHKLKEIITFDQEALTVIPGSGPGMLGTLLLRGATIPLIDLKSHIGQQEEESQGDIRKVVLVCEFNDRVNGFKVDGVNQIHRVSWEDVQPMANFIDQYRPRFTGSVNIEGREILIVDLEHIVAEFDPEANLDYEANLHADEMQEKLPHTRELMKLVMAEDSALIRNGIEKVLKSSHYTDLTVFVDGQQCYDHILKIKQRVIDGEPLSGLLNLLISDIEMPKMDGLTLCKKIKDDPLLRDMKVVMFSSLINEQMAAKCEQVGADGYATKPQIPYLVEMMDKFLEIDS from the coding sequence ATGAGCGGATATCGAAAGCAGGAGATTCTTCTTGAAACTGGTACCAACGAGATGGAAATCATTGAATTTTATCTTGGGGGCCAGCCTTTTGGCATCAATGTGCATAAGTTGAAGGAAATTATTACTTTTGATCAGGAAGCCTTGACAGTTATTCCCGGCAGCGGTCCTGGAATGCTTGGTACGCTGTTGCTGCGTGGTGCTACGATTCCCCTGATTGATTTGAAGTCACATATTGGCCAACAGGAAGAGGAGTCTCAGGGGGATATCCGGAAAGTCGTTCTGGTCTGTGAGTTTAATGATCGTGTCAATGGTTTTAAGGTGGACGGTGTGAACCAGATTCACCGGGTTTCCTGGGAAGATGTTCAACCGATGGCCAACTTTATTGATCAGTACCGACCGAGATTTACTGGAAGTGTCAATATTGAGGGACGGGAAATTCTTATTGTTGACCTGGAGCATATCGTCGCTGAATTTGACCCGGAAGCAAATCTTGACTATGAAGCAAATCTCCACGCTGATGAGATGCAGGAAAAACTGCCGCACACAAGAGAGTTGATGAAACTGGTGATGGCAGAAGATTCAGCTCTGATTCGTAACGGCATTGAAAAAGTTCTCAAAAGTTCCCATTACACTGATTTGACTGTTTTTGTCGATGGCCAGCAATGTTATGACCATATCCTGAAAATTAAACAGCGTGTTATTGATGGAGAGCCTTTGAGTGGTCTTTTGAACTTGTTGATCTCCGATATTGAAATGCCGAAAATGGACGGTTTGACGTTGTGCAAAAAAATTAAAGATGATCCGCTGCTGCGGGACATGAAGGTGGTTATGTTTTCTTCGTTGATCAATGAGCAGATGGCTGCAAAATGTGAGCAAGTGGGGGCCGATGGCTATGCGACAAAACCTCAGATCCCTTATCTTGTTGAAATGATGGATAAATTTCTTGAGATTGATAGTTAA
- a CDS encoding sulfurtransferase TusA family protein, whose protein sequence is MMEHIDGTVEIDVCGQICPSSLLTALREVNRHKEQLRSGHLQLNILTDNHDSTNRICDAVSNMGYQIEVEDKKKYYKISIAKMTAKMRL, encoded by the coding sequence ATGATGGAACATATAGATGGAACTGTAGAAATTGATGTTTGTGGGCAGATCTGCCCCTCTTCTTTGTTGACAGCGTTACGGGAAGTGAACAGACACAAAGAACAACTCCGTAGCGGCCATCTACAGTTGAACATTTTGACGGATAATCACGATTCAACCAACCGTATCTGTGATGCGGTCAGCAATATGGGCTATCAGATTGAAGTGGAAGACAAGAAGAAATATTATAAAATTTCCATAGCAAAAATGACTGCGAAAATGAGACTTTAG